A single genomic interval of Lathyrus oleraceus cultivar Zhongwan6 chromosome 7, CAAS_Psat_ZW6_1.0, whole genome shotgun sequence harbors:
- the LOC127103329 gene encoding zinc finger BED domain-containing protein RICESLEEPER 2-like: MEEAVEMQGAGEIQGAGNLHNNIMENVTQNQPSSLTSGVGATDVVANEIHVVGLPPLGKKRKQNANGPRKSSPAWDHFIKLPNEIEAVAACKHCHKKYLCDPKTHGTSNMLAHTKVCTKMPQNDPTQTALSFAGGEGGGLVAASQRFNLAACRKVIALFVILDEHAFRVVEGEGFKLLCKQLQPQLTIPSRRTVARDCFQLFVDEKARLKGYFKSDCNRVALTTGCWTSIQNLSYMTLTAHFINNDWKYENRILSFCLVLNHKAAAYLKKRIDNMGGLMSDGSFFHLRCCAHILNLVVRDGLKQNDLSISAIRNAVRFVRSSPQRSTKFKECIEFARINCKKLLCLDVPTRWNSCYLMLDAAEKYQAAFEKMEGEDFSYLEFFGLVGPPTLNDWENVRCLVSFFKIFYDTIIEFSSSKQVSLHKSFHQLASIHCELKRSSMNLNTILASMGYEMKKKYDKYWGKLKTSTNLFILV, translated from the exons ATGGAAGAGGCTGTAGAAATGCAAGGAGCTGGAGAAATACAAGGAGCTGGAAATTTGCATAATAACA TAATGGAGAATGTTACTCAAAACCAACCTTCTTCATTAACATCTGGTGTTGGTGCAACTGATGTTGTTGCCAATGAAATTCATGTTGTTGGACTTCCTCCACTTGGAAAGAAGAGAAAACAAAATGCTAATGGTCCTAGGAAATCCTCTCCTGCTTGGGACCATTTTATTAAATTGCCTAATGAAATTGAAGCAGTAGCTGCTTGCAAACACTGTCATAAGAAATATTTGTGTGATCCAAAAACCCATGGGACATCTAACATGCTTGCTCATACAAAAGTATGCACCAAGATGCCACAAAATGATCCTACTCAAACTGCCCTCTCCTTTGCCGGTGGAGAGGGTGGTGGCTTGGTTGCCGCAAGCCAACGATTTAATTTGGCAGCTTGTAGGAAGGTTATTGCTCTCTTTGTGATCCTAGATGAACATGCTTTTAGGGTAGTTGAAGGGGAAGGCTTTAAGTTGTTATGCAAACAATTACAACCCCAATTAACTATTCCATCAAGGAGAACTGTGGCGAGGGATTGTTTTCAACTTTTTGTTGATGAAAAAGCAAGATTGAAAGGTTATTTCAAATCTGATTGCAATAGGGTAGCCTTAACCACTGGTTGTTGGACATCCATTCAGAATCTTAGTTATATGACCCTAACTGCACACTTCATTAACAATGATTGGAAGTATGAAAATAGGATTCTAAGTTTTTGTTTAGTTCTTAATCATAAGG CTGCTGCTTATTTGAAGAAGAGGATTGATAATATGGGTGGTTTAATGAGTGATGGATCTTTCTTTCATCTTCGTTGTTGTGCACACATTTTAAATCTGGTGGTTCGTGATGGTTTAAAACAGAATGATTTATCCATTTCTGCCATTAGAAATGCTGTTAGATTTGTTAGGTCATCACCCCAAAGATCTACAAAGTTCAAAGAATGTATTGAGTTTGCTAGAATTAATTGCAAGAAACTTCTCTGTCTAGATGTTCCGACAAGGTGGAACTCATGTTATTTGATGCTAGATGCTGCTGAAAAGTATCAAGCAGCATTTGAGAAAATGGAAGGTGAAGATTTTAGCTATTTGGAATTTTTTGGATTAGTTGGCCCCCCTACTCTTAATGATTGGGAGAATGTTAGGTGTCTAGTAAgttttttcaaaattttctaTGATACTATTATAGAATTTTCTTCGTCAAAACAAGTATCCCTTCATAAGTCATTCCACCAACTAGCTTCAATACATTGTGAGCTTAAAAGATCATCCATGAACTTGAACACAATTTTAGCCTCAATGGGATATGAAATGAAGAAGAAGTATGACAAATATTGGGGGAAATTGAAAACATCaacaaatttatttattttggtgTGA
- the LOC127103330 gene encoding chaperonin CPN60-like 2, mitochondrial yields the protein MCKHGLILLILTYITKILKNALELENLFILIHDKKISDMNSLLKVLELPVTNKRPLLVVAEDVDSDALTMLILNKHRAGLKIIVQVCATKAPGFGDNRRATLDDLAILTGGEVITEERGIALNKVRPEMLGTAKKITVTIDDTIVLHGGGDKKFIEDRCVQLREAMERSFATFDKEKAQERLSKLSGGVAVFKVGGASEAEVGERKDRVTDALNATRAAVEEGIVPGGGVALLYASKVLENLETKNEDERRGVQIIQYALKAPTFTIAANAGFDGSLIYSKLLEQDNLNLGFDAAKGTYVDMVKAGIIDPVKVVRTALVDAASVSLLLMTTEASIVENMSDKNKPPQRVADMDDLDY from the exons ATGTGTAAGCACGGACTTATTCTTTTGATACTAACATATATTACAAAAATTCTCAAAAATGCACTA GAATTGGAGAATCTGTTTATCCTCATCCATGACAAGAAAATTTCCGACATGAATTCACTGTTGAAAGTATTGGAGCTGCCAGTAACG AATAAAAGACCACTCCTAGTTGTTGCAGAAGATGTTGATAGTGATGCATTAACTATGCTCATACTCAACAAGCATCGTGCTGGGCTTAAG ATTATTGTACAA GTTTGTGCTACAAAAGCTCCTGGTTTCGGGGATAATAGAAGAGCAACTCTAGATGATCTTGCGATTCTTACCGGAGGAGAG GTTATCACAGAAGAGCGCGGCATAGCTCTCAACAAAGTCCGACCTGAAATGCTCGGCACTGCAAAAAAG ATTACTGTCACCATTGATGATACTATTGTTCTACATGGTGGTGGGGATAAGAAGTTTATTGAAGATAGATGTGTGCAG CTAAGGGAAGCAATGGAGAGAAGTTTTGCAACATTTGATAAAGAAAAGGCACAAGAACGGCTATCAAAACTCTCCGGCGGTGTTGCTGTTTTCAAA GTTGGTGGGGCTAGTGAGGCAGAAGTTGGAGAACGAAAAGATAGGGTAACTGATGCTTTAAATGCCACTAGAGCAGCTGTGGAGGAGGGTATTGTTCCAG GTGGCGGAGTTGCTCTCTTATATGCTAGCAAAGTCTTGGAGAATCTTGAAACTAAAAACGAGGATGAGAGAAGAGGAGTACAGATTATTCAGTATGCACTCAAG GCACCTACATTTACAATAGCTGCAAATGCTGGTTTTGATGGTTCTTTAATTTACAGCAAATTGTTGGAACAAGATAATCTTAATTTGGGTTTCGATGCTGCTAAAG GAACTTATGTTGATATGGTAAAGGCTGGGATTATAGATCCTGTTAAAGTTGTTAGAACAGCTTTGGTAGATGCTGCCAG